A genomic stretch from Polyangium spumosum includes:
- a CDS encoding VWA domain-containing protein: MDTRALRSARGIAATSILLGAFGITSALGGCGSSGDDKLPPRPPMLAPDAGGEGGFDGGGAGPPAPDAGGYCGNEVHQAVVDAPNLYFVLDASGSMQAPAPGGLTRYNAVRVAVVDLVRKLGPLVKVGAAILPNQGSNQDQCAAGKQVFPVTQGDPITGEDGPTTTGIRIATATNPVGGTPISPTIEALTPMLLGLEGKTYVILATDGGPNCNESAACGADACEPNLAGDEACLATGTNCCAPGQLWGPTFCVDEPASVAAIEALRAGGVEVFVVGIPGSEAYAGVLDAMAIAGGSKKDAAPFYEPVTELGSLGSVLGEIAAVAVTCEFAIVDPPSEEDMTNVYLDDEVLPYNDPDGWAWKPPWIVRLLGEACERLQGGQVKQVQIVSGCPTELPK, translated from the coding sequence ATGGACACGCGCGCGCTTCGTTCGGCTCGAGGGATCGCGGCCACGTCGATCTTGCTCGGCGCCTTCGGGATCACGTCGGCGCTCGGGGGATGCGGGTCGTCGGGGGACGACAAGCTGCCGCCGCGTCCGCCCATGCTCGCGCCCGACGCAGGCGGCGAGGGCGGCTTCGACGGCGGCGGTGCAGGGCCGCCGGCGCCGGATGCGGGTGGCTACTGCGGCAACGAGGTGCATCAGGCGGTCGTCGACGCGCCGAACCTCTACTTCGTGCTCGACGCCTCGGGGAGCATGCAGGCGCCCGCGCCCGGAGGCCTCACGCGGTACAACGCGGTGCGGGTCGCGGTCGTGGACCTCGTGCGCAAGCTCGGGCCGCTCGTGAAGGTGGGGGCGGCGATCCTGCCGAACCAAGGTTCGAACCAGGATCAATGCGCCGCGGGCAAGCAGGTCTTTCCGGTGACGCAGGGTGATCCGATCACGGGCGAGGACGGGCCCACGACCACGGGGATCCGGATCGCGACGGCGACGAACCCGGTCGGAGGGACGCCGATCTCGCCGACGATCGAAGCGCTCACGCCGATGCTGCTCGGGCTCGAAGGCAAGACGTACGTGATCCTCGCGACGGACGGCGGGCCGAACTGCAACGAGTCGGCGGCGTGCGGGGCCGACGCGTGCGAGCCGAACCTCGCGGGCGACGAGGCCTGCCTGGCCACGGGGACCAACTGCTGCGCGCCCGGACAACTTTGGGGTCCAACGTTCTGCGTGGACGAACCCGCGTCCGTGGCCGCGATCGAGGCGCTCCGCGCGGGAGGGGTCGAGGTGTTCGTCGTGGGGATCCCGGGCAGCGAGGCCTACGCGGGGGTGCTCGACGCGATGGCGATCGCGGGCGGATCGAAGAAGGACGCCGCGCCGTTTTACGAGCCGGTGACGGAGCTCGGATCCCTCGGCAGCGTGCTCGGGGAGATCGCCGCGGTCGCGGTGACGTGCGAGTTCGCGATCGTGGATCCGCCGAGCGAGGAGGACATGACGAACGTGTACCTGGACGATGAGGTCCTGCCGTACAACGATCCCGACGGCTGGGCCTGGAAGCCGCCGTGGATCGTGCGCCTGCTCGGCGAGGCTTGCGAGCGGCTGCAGGGCGGGCAGGTGAAGCAGGTGCAGATCGTGAGTGGTTGCCCGACGGAACTGCCGAAGTGA
- a CDS encoding GTP-binding protein → MSFINYMAREINCKIVYYGPGLCGKTTNLQYIYERTNPDAKGKMISLATETDRTLFFDFLPLALGEIRGFKTRFHLYTVPGQVFYDASRKLILKGVDGVVFVADSQIDRMEANEESVENLKTNLDEQGYKLEKIPYVIQYNKRDLPEIATVEELREKLNPMNVPDFEGVARTGVGVFDTLKAVAKLVLTELRKGGP, encoded by the coding sequence ATGAGCTTCATCAACTACATGGCGCGCGAGATCAACTGCAAGATCGTCTATTATGGCCCGGGTTTGTGCGGGAAGACGACGAACTTGCAGTACATCTACGAGCGCACGAACCCCGACGCGAAGGGGAAGATGATCTCGCTGGCGACCGAGACGGATCGCACGCTCTTCTTCGACTTCCTTCCGCTCGCGCTCGGCGAAATTCGTGGGTTCAAGACGCGGTTCCACCTCTACACGGTGCCCGGACAGGTCTTCTACGACGCGAGCCGCAAGCTCATCCTGAAGGGCGTCGACGGCGTCGTGTTCGTGGCCGACTCGCAGATCGATCGCATGGAGGCGAACGAGGAGTCCGTCGAGAACCTCAAGACGAACCTCGACGAGCAGGGCTACAAGCTCGAGAAGATCCCGTACGTCATCCAGTACAACAAGCGGGACCTGCCCGAGATCGCCACGGTCGAGGAGCTTCGCGAGAAGCTCAACCCGATGAACGTCCCCGACTTCGAAGGCGTCGCCCGCACCGGCGTCGGCGTCTTCGACACGCTGAAGGCCGTCGCGAAGCTCGTGCTCACGGAGCTGCGCAAAGGCGGTCCCTGA
- the tssM gene encoding type VI secretion system membrane subunit TssM, giving the protein MWWVLSALLALIVWALWYILNLPLWLAIVGTVLIVLVAIVRLLWGRIRASRAASALERAIAQQGAQQALNARPERRAEIQELQKQVQGGINALKTSKLGKNKKGGAAALYSLPWYVIIGPPGAGKTTALKHSGLVFPFADPRGGGVRGVGGTRNCDWWFTNEAILLDTAGRYTTEGDDHDEWISFLTMLKKYRSRKPINGVLVAISIAELIDASEQQIESTGKKLRARIDEVMTQLQMVVPVYVLFTKCDLIAGFIEFFGDIRKSDRAQAWGATIKLAENKSNPQQLFEREFDGLIQKVHARALKRLAQERNREARERIYQFPLELAGIKRNLTELVQTIFAVNAFQGTPLFRGFYFTSGTQEGRPLDRVLARMGHAMGIRPPETAAQQVTESKSYFLHDVFMNVVFPDGDVASRSAAEIKRQKIMRIAVSGAAFTLGLILSIPSIRSFALNRELMFTTQERVETAMKINWGDGEPGPKLDQLDPVYDRLKLLDEYRASLPLSYGWGMYRGEEIYRPAVTAYVALLQTGFVLPCKAKLEERLKAAKGKQYLRERTDLKTYLMMSDVENLEVEWETGRLTGLWAELLKGTNSTMPEYELKERLQKHVKYYLELIKEKKVLPLPADKVLVDNVRKTLQSVPIHDRYYELFVNSLNDERYDEAGDDRKENRKYPPLSLADLFVDRPNATKLIQSARYQKDKRFKEVEGPYTDKGHYIVVLNVANAEALLLSEQWVVPLSADEGVDKLKTNLVRLSQDYDQRYIEQWSDFLADITIAPPSTVKEALDLYNILLNTPYPYLQILRAVEDHTQWKKYKKGEGPSVNKDELNKMFNTKLQQQFSQKTGGLRVTTNVDVTKMGERPSTVPPSFEKLISFGVPPENTRPGQPVTDTPLLKYIDSLTELRRVMQDLPSPPTSNDMINLSEQLSDVAKKVEAFLQPLDEKAKALLRPLLLNPLRISGTRLAGVGGGNYVDKPKERFPNPFRR; this is encoded by the coding sequence GTGTGGTGGGTTCTTTCTGCGCTCCTCGCGCTGATCGTCTGGGCGCTCTGGTACATCCTCAACTTGCCCCTGTGGCTCGCGATCGTGGGCACGGTGCTCATCGTGCTCGTCGCGATCGTGCGGCTGCTCTGGGGCCGCATCCGGGCGAGCCGCGCAGCCTCCGCGCTCGAGCGCGCCATCGCGCAACAAGGCGCGCAGCAGGCGCTCAACGCGCGGCCCGAACGGCGCGCCGAGATCCAGGAGCTCCAGAAGCAGGTCCAGGGCGGCATCAACGCCCTCAAGACCTCGAAGCTCGGCAAGAACAAGAAGGGCGGCGCCGCCGCGCTCTACTCGCTGCCCTGGTACGTGATCATCGGCCCTCCGGGCGCCGGCAAGACGACCGCGCTCAAGCACTCCGGCCTCGTCTTCCCCTTCGCGGATCCGCGCGGCGGCGGCGTCCGCGGCGTCGGCGGCACCCGCAACTGCGACTGGTGGTTCACGAACGAGGCGATCCTGCTCGACACCGCGGGCCGCTACACGACCGAGGGCGACGACCACGACGAGTGGATCTCGTTCCTCACGATGCTGAAGAAGTACCGCAGCCGGAAGCCGATCAACGGCGTGCTCGTGGCCATCAGCATCGCCGAGCTCATCGACGCCTCCGAGCAGCAGATCGAGTCGACCGGCAAGAAGCTCCGCGCCCGCATCGACGAGGTCATGACCCAGCTCCAGATGGTCGTGCCCGTCTACGTGCTCTTCACGAAGTGCGACCTCATCGCCGGCTTCATCGAGTTCTTCGGCGACATCCGCAAGAGCGACCGCGCCCAGGCCTGGGGCGCCACGATCAAGCTCGCCGAGAACAAGTCGAACCCGCAGCAGCTCTTCGAGCGCGAGTTCGACGGGCTCATCCAGAAGGTCCACGCTCGCGCGCTGAAGCGCCTCGCCCAGGAGCGCAACCGCGAGGCGCGCGAGCGCATCTACCAGTTCCCGCTCGAGCTCGCGGGCATCAAGCGCAACCTCACCGAGCTCGTGCAGACGATCTTCGCGGTGAACGCCTTCCAGGGCACGCCGCTCTTCCGCGGCTTCTACTTCACGAGCGGCACGCAGGAGGGCCGCCCGCTCGACCGCGTGCTCGCGCGCATGGGCCACGCGATGGGCATCCGCCCGCCGGAGACCGCGGCGCAGCAGGTCACCGAGTCGAAGAGCTACTTCCTCCACGACGTCTTCATGAACGTCGTCTTCCCCGACGGCGACGTCGCCTCGCGCAGCGCGGCCGAGATCAAGCGGCAGAAGATCATGCGCATCGCGGTCAGCGGCGCGGCCTTCACGCTCGGCCTGATCCTCTCGATCCCGAGCATCCGCTCCTTCGCCCTGAACCGCGAGCTCATGTTCACCACGCAGGAGCGCGTGGAGACGGCGATGAAGATCAACTGGGGCGACGGCGAGCCGGGACCGAAGCTCGATCAGCTCGACCCCGTCTACGATCGCCTGAAGCTCCTCGACGAGTACCGCGCCAGCCTGCCCCTCAGCTACGGCTGGGGCATGTACCGCGGCGAGGAGATCTACCGCCCCGCGGTCACCGCGTACGTCGCGCTCCTGCAGACCGGCTTCGTGCTACCCTGCAAGGCCAAGCTCGAGGAGCGGCTCAAGGCGGCGAAGGGCAAGCAGTACCTCCGCGAGCGTACGGACCTGAAGACGTACCTCATGATGAGCGACGTCGAGAACCTCGAGGTCGAGTGGGAGACGGGCCGCCTCACGGGCCTCTGGGCCGAGCTGCTCAAGGGCACGAACAGCACGATGCCGGAGTACGAGCTCAAAGAGCGGCTCCAGAAGCACGTCAAGTACTACCTCGAGCTCATCAAAGAGAAGAAGGTCCTGCCGCTGCCCGCGGACAAGGTCCTCGTCGACAACGTCCGCAAGACGCTCCAGTCCGTCCCCATCCACGACCGTTACTACGAGCTCTTCGTCAACAGCCTGAACGACGAGCGGTACGACGAGGCCGGCGACGACCGCAAAGAGAACCGCAAGTACCCGCCGCTCAGCCTCGCCGACCTCTTCGTCGATCGCCCGAACGCGACGAAGCTCATCCAGAGCGCACGGTACCAGAAGGACAAACGCTTCAAGGAGGTCGAGGGGCCGTACACGGACAAGGGCCACTACATCGTGGTCCTCAACGTGGCGAACGCCGAGGCGCTCCTGCTCAGCGAGCAATGGGTGGTCCCGCTCAGCGCCGACGAGGGCGTCGACAAGCTCAAGACCAACCTGGTGCGGCTCTCGCAGGACTACGACCAGCGCTACATCGAGCAGTGGAGCGACTTCCTCGCCGACATCACGATCGCCCCGCCGTCGACCGTGAAGGAGGCGCTGGACCTCTACAACATCCTGCTCAACACGCCCTACCCGTACCTGCAGATCCTGCGCGCGGTCGAGGACCACACGCAGTGGAAGAAGTACAAGAAGGGCGAGGGTCCGAGCGTGAACAAGGACGAGTTGAACAAGATGTTCAACACCAAGCTCCAGCAGCAGTTCTCGCAGAAGACCGGCGGCCTGCGCGTCACCACGAACGTCGACGTCACGAAGATGGGCGAGCGCCCGAGCACCGTGCCGCCCTCGTTCGAGAAGCTCATCTCCTTCGGCGTCCCGCCCGAGAACACGCGCCCCGGTCAGCCCGTCACGGACACGCCGCTCTTGAAGTACATCGACAGCCTCACCGAGCTGCGGCGCGTGATGCAGGACCTCCCCAGCCCGCCGACGTCGAACGACATGATCAACCTGAGCGAGCAGCTCTCGGACGTCGCGAAGAAGGTCGAAGCCTTCCTGCAGCCGCTCGACGAGAAGGCCAAGGCGCTGCTCCGCCCGCTGCTCCTGAACCCGCTCCGCATCTCGGGCACGCGCCTCGCGGGCGTCGGCGGCGGCAACTACGTCGACAAGCCGAAGGAGCGGTTCCCGAACCCGTTCCGGCGCTAG
- the alr gene encoding alanine racemase, producing MLKPRRAAPADAVRPTRAEVNLAHLRHNFRVLEKMLGEGPKKPAIWGVLKADAYGHGSAAVARTLERAGMPGLCVALLEEAIELRDAGIRVPILVMGGYYGPRREGLEEILARDLVPVVYDAGQIERIATLARYEGEGRPVRVHLKVDTGMGRLGVSMSELDDVLDAFDGRPEVALDGLMTHLACADGDEIAPTMEQLARFEEVRGRVRARGFSPRVVHAANSAGAMRLSEARFDAVRPGIALFGVQPMQGLAPELKPVIRVRTEVVALRTVEAGEAIGYGYTWRASRRSVIATVPMGYADGLDRKLSNRGHALVRGRRAPIVGTMSMDLTMLDLTEIAGARIGDEVVFLGQQEGALGRDVITAEEIAETTGTIPWEVLTSISRRVPRFYREP from the coding sequence GTGCTGAAGCCGCGCAGGGCCGCGCCCGCGGACGCCGTGAGGCCGACACGCGCCGAGGTGAACCTCGCGCACCTCCGGCACAACTTCCGCGTCCTCGAGAAGATGCTCGGCGAGGGGCCGAAGAAGCCGGCGATCTGGGGCGTGCTGAAGGCCGACGCCTACGGGCACGGCTCGGCGGCGGTCGCGCGGACCCTCGAGCGCGCCGGGATGCCCGGCCTCTGCGTGGCGCTGCTCGAAGAGGCGATCGAGCTCCGCGACGCGGGGATCCGCGTGCCGATCCTGGTGATGGGCGGCTACTACGGGCCGCGGCGCGAGGGCCTGGAGGAGATCCTCGCGCGGGACCTCGTGCCGGTGGTCTACGACGCGGGGCAGATAGAGCGGATCGCGACGCTCGCGCGGTACGAAGGCGAGGGGCGCCCGGTGCGCGTGCACCTGAAGGTGGACACGGGCATGGGGCGGCTCGGCGTGTCGATGTCGGAGCTCGACGACGTGCTCGACGCGTTCGACGGCCGGCCGGAGGTCGCGCTCGACGGGCTCATGACGCACCTCGCGTGCGCGGACGGAGACGAGATCGCGCCGACGATGGAGCAGCTCGCGCGGTTCGAGGAGGTGCGAGGTCGGGTGCGCGCGCGCGGGTTCTCGCCGCGGGTCGTGCATGCGGCGAACAGCGCGGGCGCGATGCGGCTCTCGGAGGCGCGCTTCGACGCGGTGCGGCCGGGGATCGCGCTCTTCGGCGTGCAGCCGATGCAAGGCCTCGCGCCGGAGCTCAAGCCGGTGATCCGCGTGCGGACGGAGGTCGTCGCGTTGCGGACGGTCGAGGCAGGAGAGGCGATCGGCTACGGGTACACGTGGCGCGCTTCGCGGCGGAGCGTGATCGCGACCGTGCCGATGGGCTACGCGGATGGCCTCGATCGGAAGCTCTCGAACCGCGGGCACGCGCTCGTGCGGGGGAGACGCGCGCCGATCGTGGGGACGATGTCGATGGATCTGACGATGCTCGATCTGACGGAGATCGCGGGCGCGCGGATCGGCGACGAGGTCGTGTTCCTCGGGCAGCAAGAGGGAGCGCTCGGGCGTGACGTCATCACGGCGGAGGAGATCGCCGAGACGACGGGCACGATCCCGTGGGAGGTGCTGACGAGCATCTCGCGGCGCGTCCCGCGGTTCTATCGCGAGCCCTGA
- a CDS encoding metallophosphoesterase family protein, producing the protein MRIGVFSDTHANYEALSAVLEAYRRERIDVYYCLGDTVGYGGSPNECADLVRKIAKKTILGNHDAAVAGRMDYSYYYEAARQALDTHASMLSAENAAWLKNLPYQEKLTDIGVDLCHGSPVRLEEFEYIFAPEQARECLPMYSELGHLTLIGHSHLCKVFALTPTTVEELPAVDFNLDANRKYIVSVGSVGQPRDYDNRASYTIYDSEAKRFEFKRVEYDIETAAEKVLRAKLERNFAHRLYIGV; encoded by the coding sequence ATGCGGATTGGAGTCTTCAGCGACACGCATGCCAACTACGAGGCGCTCAGTGCTGTGCTGGAGGCGTACCGGCGCGAGCGCATCGACGTCTACTACTGTCTGGGCGACACGGTAGGCTATGGCGGCAGCCCGAACGAATGCGCCGATCTGGTCCGGAAGATCGCCAAGAAGACGATCCTCGGGAATCACGATGCGGCCGTCGCCGGGCGAATGGACTACTCGTATTACTACGAGGCAGCCCGCCAGGCCCTCGACACCCACGCGTCGATGCTCTCGGCCGAGAACGCCGCCTGGCTCAAGAACCTGCCCTACCAGGAGAAGTTGACGGACATCGGCGTCGACCTCTGCCACGGATCGCCGGTTCGCCTCGAGGAGTTCGAGTACATCTTCGCCCCAGAGCAAGCACGCGAGTGCTTGCCGATGTACAGCGAGCTCGGGCATCTCACCCTCATCGGCCACTCGCACCTCTGCAAGGTCTTCGCGCTGACGCCGACGACCGTTGAAGAGCTGCCCGCGGTCGACTTCAACCTCGACGCGAACAGGAAGTACATCGTCAGCGTCGGATCGGTCGGACAGCCGCGCGACTACGACAACCGCGCGAGCTACACGATCTACGACAGCGAAGCAAAACGCTTCGAGTTCAAACGAGTCGAGTACGACATCGAGACCGCCGCAGAGAAGGTGCTGCGCGCGAAGCTCGAGCGTAACTTCGCGCATAGGTTGTACATCGGGGTTTAG
- the rimI gene encoding ribosomal protein S18-alanine N-acetyltransferase — MNDRLRVEVARVERGVEDAEELAEIARVAFAGPSFSPVDELERPWARVWVARGGEAGEAPRALGFLVAWHVVDELHVLNVATAPAVRRRGIGAVLVEAALAFAVESGVRLVLLEVRRSNEPAIRLYEKFGFSVSGVREKYYADNDEDALEMQRVLG; from the coding sequence GTGAACGATCGTCTCCGGGTGGAAGTGGCGCGCGTCGAGCGCGGGGTCGAGGACGCGGAGGAGCTCGCGGAGATCGCGCGCGTGGCGTTCGCGGGGCCGTCGTTCTCGCCGGTGGACGAGCTCGAGCGGCCCTGGGCGCGCGTGTGGGTCGCGCGGGGCGGAGAGGCGGGCGAGGCGCCGCGGGCGCTCGGGTTCCTCGTCGCCTGGCACGTGGTGGACGAGCTGCACGTGCTCAACGTGGCGACGGCGCCGGCGGTGCGGCGTCGCGGGATCGGGGCGGTGCTCGTGGAGGCGGCGCTCGCGTTTGCGGTCGAGAGCGGCGTGCGACTCGTGCTGCTCGAGGTGCGACGCTCGAACGAGCCTGCGATCCGGCTCTACGAGAAGTTCGGCTTCAGCGTGTCGGGGGTGCGGGAGAAGTACTACGCGGACAACGACGAGGACGCGCTGGAGATGCAGCGCGTCCTCGGCTGA
- a CDS encoding roadblock/LC7 domain-containing protein, which yields MVNPQMVMYEEEFNQIQNVVDRLVKDANAKVVFIVDKNGQLIAASGDVDNLDTTSLASLTAGNIAATGGMAKLLKENEFATQFHEGEKANIHIQLVGNRVILVVIFDSKSSLGLVRLRVRRASEELNNIFEALLKKVADPGADSPFAEITDEDIDNLFND from the coding sequence ATGGTCAATCCTCAGATGGTGATGTACGAGGAGGAGTTCAATCAGATCCAGAATGTCGTGGATCGCCTCGTCAAGGACGCCAATGCGAAGGTCGTTTTCATCGTTGACAAGAACGGTCAGCTGATCGCTGCCAGCGGCGACGTGGACAACCTCGACACCACGTCGCTCGCCTCGCTGACGGCCGGCAACATCGCGGCCACGGGCGGGATGGCGAAGCTCCTCAAGGAGAACGAGTTCGCGACGCAGTTCCACGAGGGCGAGAAGGCGAACATCCACATCCAGCTCGTCGGCAACCGCGTCATCCTCGTGGTGATCTTCGACTCGAAGTCCAGCCTCGGCCTCGTGCGGCTGCGCGTCCGCCGCGCGAGCGAGGAGCTGAACAACATCTTCGAGGCGCTCTTGAAGAAGGTCGCGGATCCCGGCGCCGACAGTCCGTTCGCCGAGATCACCGACGAAGACATCGACAACCTCTTCAACGACTAG